A genomic region of Macaca thibetana thibetana isolate TM-01 chromosome 14, ASM2454274v1, whole genome shotgun sequence contains the following coding sequences:
- the LOC126936133 gene encoding olfactory receptor 10W1, with product MTWENHSVLMEFVFLAYPSCPELRILSFIGVSLVYGLIITGNILVVVSIHTEARLCTPMYYFLGSLSGIEICYTAVVVPHILANTLQSEKTITLLGCATQMTFFIALGSADCFLLAVMAYDRYVAICHPLQYPLLMTLTLCVHLVVASVVSGLFLSLQLVAFIFSLPFCQTRDIEHFFCDVPPVMHLVCAQSHIHEQSVLVAAILAIAVPFFLITTSYTFIVAAVLKIRSAAGRHRAFSTCSSHLTVVLLQYGCCAFMYLRPSSSYHPKQDQFISLVYTLGTPLLNPLIYALRNSEMKGAIGRVLTRNCLSQNS from the coding sequence ATGACCTGGGAAAATCACTCAGTGTTGATGGAATTTGTGTTCCTGGCCTATCCTTCCTGCCCAGAACTGCGTATTCTGTCCTTCATTGGGGTCAGCCTTGTTTATGGATTGATCATCACTGGGAACATCCTCGTTGTAGTGTCTATTCACACAGAAGCCCGTCTATGCACACCCATGTACTATTTCCTGGGCAGCCTTTCTGGGATTGAAATATGCTACACTGCAGTGGTGGTGCCCCATATCCTGGCCAACACCCTACAGTCAGAGAAGACCATCACCCTCCTGGGCTGTGCCACCCAGATGACTTTCTTCATTGCACTGGGCAGTGCTGATTGCTTCCTCTTGGCTGTCATGGCCTATGACCGCTATGTGGCCATTTGCCACCCCTTACAGTACCCTCTCCTCATGACATTGACTCTTTGTGTCCACTTGGTTGTGGCATCAGTCGTCAGTGGTCTGTTCTTGTCCTTACAACTGGTAGCCTTCATCTTCTCTCTGCCATTCTGCCAGACTCGGGACATTGAgcacttcttttgtgatgtgCCACCAGTCATGCATCTTGTTTGTGCTCAGAGTCATATTCATGAGCAGTCAGTGCTGGTGGCAGCCATACTAGCCATTGCTGTGCCTTTCTTCCTCATCACCACCTCCTACACCTTCATAGTGGCTGCTGTGCTCAAGATCCGCTCGGCTGCTGGCCGCCACCGGGCCTTCTCCACCTGCTCTTCCCACCTCACTGTGGTGCTGCTACAGTATGGCTGTTGTGCCTTCATGTACCTGCGCCCCAGCTCCAGCTACCACCCCAAGCAAGATCAGTTCATCTCACTGGTGTACACATTGGGAACCCCACTGCTCAACCCACTCATCTATGCCCTGAGGAACAGTGAGATGAAAGGGGCCATAGGGAGAGTTCTTACCAGGAACTGCCTTTCCCAGAACAGCTAG